One window of Alkalispirochaeta americana genomic DNA carries:
- a CDS encoding response regulator: protein MKQGLALVVEDEPVIREQLVQILAEMNLKPFQAESLEAARCRLEEHRFDIAVVDLGLRDGSGLTLLEEFPARAPDTLILVVSSTMDFSVRTRCYSLGARDFIAKPFRPQELKRRLQRLFSHTPRS from the coding sequence GTGAAACAGGGCCTGGCGCTTGTTGTGGAGGACGAGCCCGTTATCCGAGAGCAGCTCGTTCAAATCCTCGCGGAGATGAATCTGAAGCCCTTCCAGGCCGAATCCCTGGAAGCTGCCCGATGCAGACTGGAAGAGCACCGTTTTGATATCGCCGTGGTCGACCTGGGGCTCCGCGATGGATCGGGCCTCACGCTCCTGGAAGAGTTTCCTGCTCGTGCGCCGGACACACTGATCCTGGTTGTTTCTTCGACCATGGATTTCTCTGTGCGAACCCGCTGTTATTCTTTGGGCGCCCGGGATTTTATCGCCAAGCCCTTCCGTCCCCAGGAGCTCAAACGACGCTTGCAGCGCCTCTTTTCCCACACCCCCCGATCTTGA
- a CDS encoding sensor histidine kinase — translation MTERAMKHQRTESRTTRRVRLLVLTGGLIAFVFFGATIIYSYLGTLQEQRNRILDHDFPRLVRSTYDRVETFFDPLSRSLDLLVFQEEWQDILDDAWENPPVFKEKADQWSAILGVTDIALVDISREVVYAYWSGEPIQLDPSLERDAWFYQVWKTPEPPERNIAFYYDETVGGRAFFYDILLRDARSAPLGILGALVELEELAQRVQRDLSAGEFVYLVDDDEQILLEISSTTLREFLPVYTTTGIEPRKDQPMAQESMIIPEGYIEASRELEEPIITSDGNYAVGVFALPPLDITARVFLNTRDRVEYVRTLAFRQMTALLITFSVVIGGYLLLIAAYANHSSNQLFLIQRSRAQLDELISVLTHSLGNDLQSLRCSLAGHPSHHQEQLDPILLDMEQVLQNAIYSAQLDEGNSGIFPQPLDLGALRDRLLLSCRAALQGKAQTLKIPQEAPPDSPSPVTTDEDLVFHVLLNLLSNAIKYSPVETEITLADRITDENVEFIVADQGPGFNEQDRSRLFRKYSRLSARPTRGERSTGVGLFVSARLTDRLGGELLLLDELPSWVPPCPGPVGAVWLFRVSRKGQHLAGVNQ, via the coding sequence GTGACCGAGCGAGCAATGAAACATCAGCGGACGGAATCGCGCACCACCCGGCGGGTGCGGCTCCTGGTACTTACAGGCGGTCTTATCGCCTTTGTATTCTTTGGAGCTACAATCATCTATTCCTACCTCGGCACCCTTCAGGAGCAACGGAACCGCATCCTGGATCACGATTTTCCGCGCCTGGTGCGCTCCACCTATGACCGCGTGGAGACCTTTTTTGATCCTCTCAGCCGATCCCTGGATCTTCTCGTCTTCCAGGAGGAATGGCAGGATATCCTGGACGACGCCTGGGAAAATCCCCCGGTGTTCAAGGAAAAAGCAGACCAGTGGTCGGCCATCCTGGGTGTAACCGATATCGCCCTGGTTGATATTTCCCGGGAAGTGGTCTACGCCTACTGGTCCGGTGAGCCGATCCAGCTTGATCCTTCTCTTGAACGGGATGCGTGGTTCTACCAGGTCTGGAAAACACCCGAACCACCTGAACGAAACATTGCCTTCTATTATGATGAGACCGTTGGAGGACGAGCCTTTTTTTATGATATCCTCCTTCGCGATGCCCGGAGTGCACCCTTGGGAATCCTTGGCGCCCTGGTGGAGCTGGAGGAACTTGCCCAACGGGTGCAACGCGATCTCTCGGCAGGCGAGTTTGTCTATCTGGTCGACGACGATGAGCAAATCCTTCTGGAGATCAGCTCCACCACCCTTCGGGAGTTCCTCCCTGTATATACTACCACGGGAATTGAGCCACGGAAGGACCAGCCCATGGCCCAGGAATCAATGATCATCCCCGAGGGCTACATTGAAGCATCACGAGAGCTGGAAGAACCCATAATAACTTCTGACGGAAACTACGCCGTGGGGGTCTTCGCACTTCCCCCTCTGGATATCACTGCCCGCGTTTTTCTGAACACCCGGGACCGCGTGGAATACGTGCGAACCCTGGCGTTTCGCCAGATGACAGCCCTTCTGATCACCTTCTCCGTGGTCATCGGAGGCTACTTGCTACTCATCGCGGCCTATGCAAACCACAGCTCAAATCAGCTCTTTCTTATCCAGCGCAGCCGCGCCCAGCTCGACGAGCTGATCTCTGTTCTCACCCACAGCCTTGGAAATGATCTTCAGTCCCTGAGGTGTTCCCTTGCCGGCCACCCAAGTCACCACCAGGAGCAACTTGACCCCATCCTGCTGGATATGGAACAGGTGCTCCAGAACGCGATCTATTCGGCCCAGCTGGACGAGGGAAACTCTGGCATCTTTCCTCAGCCACTGGATCTGGGAGCACTGCGGGACCGCCTTCTTCTGAGCTGCCGGGCGGCACTTCAAGGAAAAGCACAAACACTGAAAATCCCCCAGGAAGCCCCTCCCGACAGCCCTTCACCGGTTACAACCGATGAGGATCTGGTCTTTCACGTTTTACTTAACCTTCTGAGCAACGCAATAAAGTATAGCCCTGTCGAGACAGAAATCACCTTGGCCGACCGTATCACCGATGAAAACGTCGAGTTCATCGTTGCCGATCAGGGTCCTGGATTCAACGAGCAGGACCGGAGTCGCCTGTTCCGGAAGTACTCCCGTCTCAGCGCCCGACCCACCCGGGGAGAACGGTCCACAGGGGTGGGGCTCTTCGTCTCGGCTCGCCTGACCGATCGCCTCGGGGGAGAATTGCTCCTGCTGGACGAGCTTCCCTCCTGGGTTCCTCCCTGTCCCGGGCCTGTTGGTGCCGTCTGGCTCTTTCGTGTATCCCGAAAGGGTCAGCACCTTGCAGGAGTGAATCAGTGA
- a CDS encoding response regulator transcription factor, whose protein sequence is MTEAAHILVIEDNDPVRTFIARTLEEDGFAVEQAPDCSVAFSKLRHDCYDLVLLDLKLGDGDGMDILKTIRRQDETLPVIIVSSLQDINTKVGGFEIGCDDYITKPFQAAELIWRIRRLLRRSSRQGCRDLIHQQLRAGPFFLDIKEVCAYRDGKPLRMRRKLFDILLFMAQNPDVVLTKEAIHERVWDSREDLNENSLYVHIHQLRTIIEDNPSHPKYLKTVRGLGFSFHPQG, encoded by the coding sequence GTGACAGAGGCCGCTCACATCCTGGTTATCGAGGACAACGATCCTGTAAGAACCTTTATCGCCCGGACGCTGGAAGAGGACGGTTTTGCCGTGGAGCAGGCACCGGACTGTTCTGTTGCCTTCAGCAAGTTGCGCCACGACTGTTACGACCTGGTTTTGCTCGATCTGAAGCTGGGTGATGGCGATGGCATGGATATCCTCAAGACAATTCGCCGACAGGACGAAACTCTCCCTGTTATCATCGTCTCTTCCCTTCAGGACATCAATACAAAGGTGGGGGGCTTTGAAATCGGGTGTGATGATTATATCACCAAGCCCTTCCAGGCGGCGGAACTCATTTGGAGGATTCGGCGCTTGTTGCGGAGAAGTTCGCGGCAGGGTTGCCGGGATCTGATTCATCAACAACTGCGGGCAGGACCTTTTTTTCTTGATATCAAGGAGGTTTGCGCCTACCGGGACGGGAAGCCGCTGCGGATGCGCAGAAAACTTTTTGACATTCTGCTTTTCATGGCCCAGAATCCTGATGTGGTGCTCACAAAGGAAGCAATACATGAACGGGTTTGGGATTCTCGGGAAGATCTAAACGAAAACTCCCTCTACGTGCATATCCATCAGTTACGGACGATCATAGAGGATAATCCTTCCCATCCTAAATATCTGAAAACAGTGAGAGGGTTGGGCTTCTCTTTTCATCCCCAGGGATGA
- a CDS encoding mechanosensitive ion channel family protein: MIQLWLTSDFWHEAGRNLFSWALGVLPGILFILLMALVVSRFLEKAVKYTSRFMAASINQGRVLDEGEVEKRLKTLTTILSTGIRLLLWLVVSMMILRRLGIDVAPLMAGAGILGLAVGFGAQELVRDFIAGFFILMENQIRLGDVALINGTGGLVEHVGLRTVVLRDNTGTVHVFQNGKINTISNMTKDWSAQVFDIGVAYKEDTDHVVSVMRRVAADLRKDEVLGPDILEDMEVMGVDAFAESAVVIKARIKTRPIRQWAVGREYRRRLKYAFDREGIEIPFPHRTVFLGEGQPSQLPGPFPESSSELSSREEADGRGRGGR; the protein is encoded by the coding sequence ATGATACAGCTGTGGTTGACCAGTGATTTCTGGCACGAGGCGGGACGAAACCTGTTTTCCTGGGCCCTGGGGGTGCTCCCCGGGATTCTCTTCATTCTTCTTATGGCTTTGGTGGTGTCGCGCTTTTTGGAAAAGGCTGTGAAATACACCTCCCGGTTCATGGCCGCCAGCATTAACCAGGGCCGGGTCCTGGACGAAGGTGAGGTGGAAAAGCGTCTGAAAACCCTGACCACCATTCTTTCCACAGGAATACGCCTCCTGCTCTGGCTGGTGGTGTCCATGATGATTTTGCGGCGCCTGGGAATCGATGTGGCCCCCCTGATGGCTGGAGCAGGAATTCTGGGGCTGGCTGTCGGTTTCGGGGCACAGGAACTGGTGCGAGACTTCATTGCCGGGTTCTTTATTCTGATGGAGAACCAGATTCGCCTTGGCGATGTGGCCCTGATTAACGGGACGGGGGGGCTGGTGGAGCACGTGGGATTGCGCACGGTAGTCCTGCGAGATAACACCGGAACGGTTCACGTTTTTCAGAACGGCAAGATCAACACCATTTCCAATATGACCAAGGATTGGTCAGCCCAGGTTTTCGACATTGGCGTAGCCTACAAGGAAGATACCGACCATGTGGTGTCGGTGATGCGGCGTGTCGCGGCCGACCTCAGGAAGGATGAGGTCCTGGGGCCGGACATCCTTGAGGATATGGAAGTCATGGGGGTGGACGCCTTCGCTGAGAGCGCTGTGGTAATCAAGGCGCGAATCAAAACACGGCCCATTCGCCAGTGGGCTGTGGGCCGTGAGTACAGAAGACGTCTGAAATATGCCTTTGACCGTGAAGGAATCGAGATTCCCTTCCCGCACCGAACTGTTTTTCTGGGTGAAGGGCAGCCTTCTCAGCTGCCGGGGCCGTTCCCGGAGTCGTCCTCGGAGTTGTCTTCCCGCGAGGAGGCCGATGGAAGGGGCCGCGGAGGGCGTTAG
- a CDS encoding L-lactate dehydrogenase, with protein MIKNKIAIIGAGSVGATITYNLSNRGLANEMVLVDIDQARAEAEVLDITQGMSLGSTARLYAGSYQDCGDAEIAIITAGAKQRPDESRVQLMDRNVDLMRSMTGSLMESGFEGVLLVVTNPVDVLTYVAYRESGLPREQVIGSGTVIDSARLRTFLGRHCNINPQNIHGYVIGEHGDTSFPAWSNVTFGGMQVGDFCPDCPRGCSQEDLRSEATRYVRQAAQQIIKAKGSTYYAVAQAVAIITQAVLRDERRILPVTAVVSGFETFREAAFSYPHFIGNKGIVLDAGKRGRLQYDLARDERELLRESIRYIIENTERAGY; from the coding sequence ATGATCAAGAACAAGATTGCAATAATCGGAGCTGGCTCCGTAGGGGCGACCATCACCTACAACCTGTCGAACCGGGGGTTGGCTAACGAAATGGTGCTGGTTGATATTGACCAAGCCAGGGCTGAGGCCGAGGTGCTGGATATTACCCAAGGAATGTCCCTGGGTAGTACCGCGCGTCTCTACGCAGGAAGCTACCAGGACTGTGGCGATGCCGAAATAGCCATTATTACAGCAGGAGCAAAACAGAGGCCCGACGAATCACGGGTTCAGTTAATGGACAGGAATGTGGATCTCATGCGCTCCATGACGGGATCCCTCATGGAATCCGGTTTTGAAGGAGTGCTTCTGGTGGTAACCAACCCCGTGGATGTCCTGACCTACGTGGCCTACCGCGAGAGCGGCCTCCCTCGGGAACAGGTGATCGGGTCGGGGACGGTGATCGATTCAGCGAGGCTCCGCACGTTCTTGGGACGGCACTGTAACATAAACCCCCAGAACATACACGGCTACGTAATCGGCGAACACGGCGACACTTCTTTTCCAGCCTGGTCAAATGTCACTTTTGGAGGTATGCAGGTTGGAGATTTCTGCCCTGACTGCCCCCGAGGGTGCAGCCAGGAGGACCTGCGTAGTGAGGCGACCAGATATGTACGCCAGGCAGCACAGCAGATTATCAAGGCCAAAGGATCCACCTACTACGCCGTGGCCCAGGCCGTGGCCATCATCACCCAGGCGGTGCTTCGCGATGAGCGCCGGATTCTCCCGGTCACGGCTGTGGTCTCGGGCTTTGAAACCTTCCGGGAAGCTGCTTTCAGCTACCCCCACTTCATAGGCAACAAGGGGATCGTTCTCGACGCAGGTAAGCGCGGCCGCCTCCAATACGATCTTGCCCGGGACGAGAGGGAACTCTTGAGAGAATCAATCAGATACATCATTGAAAACACCGAACGGGCGGGCTACTAA
- a CDS encoding MFS transporter, whose amino-acid sequence MATILLVLIYIAFISLGLPDALLGAAWPVMQSELAVPYGFAGLAQMLISGGTIVSSFLSGAAIQRFGTGKLTAGSVAMTAMALLGYAAAPSFLWILLCAVPLGIGAGAVDAALNAYVANHYESRHMSWLHSFWGIGALGGPIILSIFLADDQSWRGGYLTVGSLQILLVLVLCAALPLWGKVHAIKVDDGPDHHSISLATALRIKGVPSALVVFFFYCGIEATLGLWGSSFLFKVKGFDPAAAATGVSLFYTSITAGRFLTGFLTFRLKNNTMIGGGAVIALTGIILMALPLPLPTALIGLFLTGFGCAPIFPCMLHETPLRFGQEYAQSIMGFQMALAYIGSTFLPPLFGYVATFTGMMVLPFFLLAYILALLANFARLRACPRDVPSS is encoded by the coding sequence ATGGCAACGATTCTCCTGGTATTGATTTATATCGCCTTTATCAGTCTCGGGCTGCCCGATGCCTTGCTTGGTGCGGCCTGGCCGGTGATGCAGTCGGAACTGGCAGTCCCCTATGGATTTGCCGGTCTGGCACAGATGCTTATCTCGGGGGGAACCATCGTCTCCAGCTTTCTCTCAGGCGCAGCAATCCAGCGCTTTGGAACAGGGAAACTCACTGCCGGGAGCGTCGCCATGACGGCCATGGCCTTGCTGGGGTACGCAGCAGCCCCCTCGTTCCTGTGGATATTGCTTTGCGCCGTGCCCCTCGGCATTGGAGCGGGTGCCGTCGACGCAGCGCTCAATGCCTATGTGGCAAATCACTACGAATCGAGGCACATGAGCTGGCTTCACAGTTTCTGGGGCATTGGCGCCCTGGGAGGACCGATCATCCTCTCAATCTTTCTTGCAGACGACCAGTCATGGCGAGGGGGCTATCTGACCGTGGGCTCGCTCCAGATTCTGCTTGTACTTGTTCTGTGCGCCGCCCTTCCCCTATGGGGGAAGGTTCATGCCATCAAAGTCGATGATGGCCCGGATCATCACTCCATTTCTCTGGCTACCGCCCTGAGAATTAAAGGCGTTCCCTCGGCCCTGGTGGTGTTTTTCTTCTATTGCGGAATCGAGGCCACCCTGGGCCTTTGGGGAAGCTCCTTTCTTTTCAAGGTCAAAGGATTTGATCCAGCCGCAGCCGCGACAGGGGTCTCTCTTTTCTATACCAGCATCACGGCAGGCCGATTTCTCACGGGATTCCTCACCTTTCGCTTGAAGAACAACACCATGATCGGCGGTGGAGCAGTGATAGCCCTCACCGGAATTATCCTGATGGCGTTACCCCTTCCCCTTCCGACCGCTCTCATCGGGTTGTTTTTGACAGGCTTTGGATGCGCACCCATTTTCCCCTGCATGCTCCACGAGACGCCCCTTCGGTTTGGACAGGAATATGCCCAGTCGATTATGGGGTTCCAGATGGCTCTGGCCTACATAGGTTCAACGTTCTTGCCCCCGTTATTTGGGTATGTCGCCACTTTTACGGGGATGATGGTGCTTCCTTTTTTTCTGCTGGCCTACATCCTGGCGCTCCTGGCAAACTTTGCCCGATTGAGGGCCTGCCCACGTGACGTTCCATCGTCTTGA
- a CDS encoding ROK family transcriptional regulator produces MNTERPHGASTLIVKDLNAQSVLRCLKEAQTATVRQLAGASGLSVVTVKAIMTSLVDQGKAFIGGKAPSGGGRPSQRYIFNEKHSLGLVIFTREVDGKDTVFLRVVDLYGQTLDSESIEIPSLGPDELETLIGEKILQFNRLQAISLGLPGIEYKGTIVSVDYKALIGIPLADRLRSRFGMPVLVENDVNAAVLGRDCEAYIYFPRKYPPGAGLLIQGTLLKGCHHFAGEIGWLPLGISWGPETADSFEDCCSAAAKVVASLTAVVDPASVVLYGEHLGKEHLQRIGELCRNLLPAQALPTLHCSEDFTADFEQGLKKILLNLLDENLLEKPLREEQIPKKKI; encoded by the coding sequence ATGAACACCGAGAGGCCCCACGGCGCCAGCACCTTGATTGTAAAAGATCTGAATGCCCAATCGGTCCTGAGATGCCTTAAGGAGGCTCAAACCGCAACGGTACGGCAACTTGCCGGAGCAAGCGGACTAAGCGTGGTTACCGTCAAGGCGATAATGACCAGCCTGGTAGACCAGGGCAAGGCCTTCATCGGCGGGAAAGCACCTTCCGGCGGGGGCCGACCTTCGCAACGCTACATTTTTAACGAGAAACACAGCCTGGGGTTGGTAATTTTCACCAGAGAGGTGGACGGGAAAGATACGGTCTTCCTCAGGGTTGTCGATCTGTACGGACAAACCCTGGATTCCGAGAGCATCGAGATACCATCCCTCGGACCGGATGAACTGGAAACTCTCATCGGTGAAAAAATCCTGCAGTTCAACCGCCTCCAGGCAATATCCCTCGGACTCCCCGGCATTGAGTACAAGGGCACTATCGTCTCCGTTGATTACAAGGCCTTGATCGGGATACCCCTGGCTGACAGGCTGCGATCACGCTTCGGCATGCCCGTTCTGGTAGAAAACGATGTGAATGCCGCTGTCCTTGGAAGGGATTGCGAGGCCTACATTTATTTTCCCCGAAAATATCCTCCCGGGGCTGGTTTGCTGATACAGGGAACGCTCCTCAAGGGGTGCCACCATTTTGCCGGGGAGATCGGGTGGCTTCCTCTGGGGATATCCTGGGGACCGGAAACGGCCGATTCTTTCGAAGACTGCTGTAGTGCTGCCGCAAAGGTGGTGGCAAGTTTGACAGCCGTGGTTGACCCTGCGTCGGTTGTCCTCTACGGCGAGCACTTGGGTAAAGAGCACCTCCAGAGGATAGGTGAACTATGCCGAAATCTTCTTCCAGCCCAGGCGCTTCCGACGCTTCATTGCTCCGAAGACTTCACCGCTGATTTTGAACAGGGTTTAAAGAAAATCCTTTTGAATCTGCTGGACGAGAATCTTCTGGAAAAACCACTCCGGGAAGAACAGATTCCGAAAAAAAAGATATAG
- a CDS encoding class I SAM-dependent methyltransferase: MHLYQAIAVEYSSLFPSSPEKIRCIESRLTATRAQTILDIGCASGEFTRRLESPHRTITGLDLDDAMISEARLQAGASQNVTFVQGEMKTYLKQSGPATWDALLCLGNTIAYLTDADELLEFLTQALRVLRPGGYLAIQILNYSNPEIRPGFIFPLVESARLRFSRRYISPGEIPSDENSPYPGFPARPPSSTPGGGYGFETRVIDKKTGESLQDCHRHSPFPSTTLATIARKAGFCKTEIHGDYQGRSAGTEDFFHMLHLWKKL, from the coding sequence ATGCATCTCTACCAGGCAATAGCTGTGGAGTATTCAAGTCTCTTCCCCTCCTCCCCGGAGAAAATCCGCTGTATCGAAAGCCGTCTTACCGCGACCAGAGCGCAGACAATCCTCGACATCGGCTGCGCCAGCGGTGAGTTCACCCGCCGACTGGAATCCCCCCACCGCACCATCACCGGTCTTGATCTGGACGATGCGATGATTAGCGAGGCGCGGCTCCAGGCAGGAGCATCGCAGAACGTCACGTTTGTCCAAGGAGAGATGAAAACCTACCTGAAACAGAGTGGACCCGCTACATGGGATGCCCTGCTGTGCCTGGGTAACACGATCGCCTACCTGACCGATGCAGACGAACTTCTAGAGTTCTTGACCCAGGCGCTTCGAGTCCTGCGGCCCGGAGGATACCTGGCAATACAGATTCTGAATTATTCCAACCCCGAAATCAGACCGGGCTTTATCTTCCCTCTGGTGGAGAGCGCACGGCTGCGCTTTAGCCGCCGGTACATTTCTCCCGGAGAGATACCCTCTGATGAAAACTCTCCCTATCCAGGTTTTCCGGCACGCCCCCCCTCCTCCACTCCAGGAGGAGGTTACGGCTTCGAGACCCGCGTGATCGACAAGAAGACAGGGGAATCCCTCCAGGACTGCCATCGTCATTCACCCTTTCCCAGCACCACCCTGGCTACGATTGCCCGCAAAGCGGGCTTCTGCAAAACAGAAATCCACGGAGATTACCAGGGGCGGTCCGCCGGAACGGAAGACTTTTTCCACATGCTTCATCTATGGAAAAAGCTCTAG
- a CDS encoding flagellar hook-basal body protein, producing MVRGVFTAASGMIAQQHRLDALSNNLANADTVGYKRDVSVQKAFPELLLRRMNDDGVIQFPYRGEPVGSVDKAAVVGKLGTGVEQNEVFTIFEQGAVHPTENAFDLALEGDGFFVVRTPQGDRLTRNGSFSLGPEGILVTQQGYPVLGDDGNPLEVKLNNFVVDEAGKIFANERYLDDPDRLVQMRENQWDETLQVGQLRLVGVEEARYLQKQGTNLWRTTRESGDAEDLLGDRRPQVLQGFLEKANINVVVEMTNMIEVNRAYEANQKVVQSHDQSTGRLISEVLRAQ from the coding sequence ATGGTTCGTGGAGTTTTTACCGCAGCAAGCGGAATGATAGCGCAGCAGCATCGTCTGGATGCGCTCTCGAATAATCTGGCCAACGCCGATACGGTTGGCTACAAGCGGGATGTCTCGGTCCAGAAGGCTTTTCCGGAGCTCCTGCTCCGCCGCATGAACGACGATGGTGTCATCCAGTTCCCGTATCGGGGAGAGCCCGTGGGATCTGTGGACAAGGCTGCCGTGGTGGGGAAACTCGGAACGGGAGTAGAACAGAACGAGGTCTTTACCATTTTTGAGCAGGGGGCGGTGCATCCCACGGAAAACGCCTTCGATCTTGCCCTGGAAGGGGATGGGTTTTTTGTTGTTCGAACTCCCCAGGGCGACCGGCTCACGCGAAACGGCAGTTTTTCCCTGGGTCCCGAGGGAATCCTGGTGACCCAGCAGGGCTATCCTGTTCTGGGTGACGATGGAAACCCCCTGGAGGTAAAGCTCAACAACTTTGTTGTAGACGAGGCAGGGAAAATATTTGCCAACGAGCGGTATCTGGACGATCCCGACAGACTGGTTCAGATGCGGGAAAACCAGTGGGACGAGACCCTTCAGGTGGGCCAGTTGCGCCTTGTGGGGGTAGAAGAGGCGCGGTACCTGCAAAAGCAGGGAACAAACCTCTGGCGGACCACCCGGGAAAGCGGTGATGCCGAGGATCTGCTGGGCGATCGCCGGCCCCAGGTTCTGCAGGGCTTTCTGGAAAAGGCCAATATTAATGTGGTCGTGGAAATGACGAACATGATCGAGGTGAACCGCGCCTACGAGGCTAATCAGAAAGTAGTGCAGAGCCACGATCAGAGCACGGGCCGCCTCATATCGGAGGTGCTCCGTGCACAATAG
- the flgG gene encoding flagellar basal-body rod protein FlgG produces the protein MMRSLWTAASGMMGQQFSIDTISNNLSNVNTTGFKRNRADFEDLLYQTVRTAGTPATEQTLVPVGVQVGHGVNIAGTQKLHIQGSLQNTGNVTDIAIEGEGFFRVMQYDGSFAYTRDGAFQIDSLGQLVTNNGLRVMPEVILPQGFLRDTLAISQDGRITVQIPGVEDPLEVGQVELNRFVNPAGLNAVGDNLFKETSASGAPLSGQPGFDGMGQTLHKFLEMSNVSVVSEMVNMIVAQRAYETNSKAIQTSDSMLGIATGLKR, from the coding sequence ATGATGCGATCGCTCTGGACTGCCGCATCGGGGATGATGGGGCAGCAGTTTAGTATTGATACTATTTCAAACAACCTTTCCAACGTGAATACCACAGGGTTTAAGCGAAATCGTGCCGATTTTGAGGATCTTCTGTACCAGACGGTGCGAACAGCAGGCACTCCTGCCACGGAACAGACCCTGGTGCCCGTGGGCGTGCAGGTAGGCCATGGGGTGAATATTGCGGGGACTCAAAAGCTTCATATCCAGGGGAGTTTGCAGAATACCGGGAACGTAACAGATATCGCCATTGAGGGCGAAGGTTTTTTCCGGGTGATGCAGTACGATGGTTCCTTCGCCTATACCCGGGATGGGGCGTTCCAGATCGATTCACTGGGGCAACTGGTTACAAATAACGGGCTGCGGGTGATGCCCGAGGTTATTTTGCCCCAGGGCTTCCTGCGGGATACTCTGGCAATTTCCCAGGACGGACGCATCACTGTTCAGATTCCCGGTGTGGAAGATCCTCTTGAAGTGGGGCAGGTCGAGTTGAACCGCTTTGTGAACCCCGCCGGGCTGAACGCAGTCGGAGACAATCTCTTCAAGGAGACCTCGGCCAGTGGTGCTCCCCTGAGTGGCCAACCAGGGTTCGACGGGATGGGACAGACGCTCCACAAGTTTCTGGAAATGTCCAACGTCTCTGTGGTAAGCGAGATGGTGAATATGATCGTAGCCCAGCGTGCCTACGAAACAAACAGCAAAGCGATCCAGACCAGCGACTCCATGCTGGGTATCGCGACAGGCCTGAAACGGTAG
- a CDS encoding rod-binding protein yields MNDSIGGMNQAGPANLAQLQLQNLRYNLPEGSEADQLRQVAQDFEAIFMKQMLDSMRGTLNSENRLVDTGMAGEFYEDMLYDEYAQIMAKTGGIGLADMIVKQHTP; encoded by the coding sequence ATGAACGATAGTATCGGTGGAATGAACCAGGCCGGACCGGCCAACCTGGCCCAGCTGCAGCTGCAAAACCTTCGCTACAACCTTCCCGAGGGCAGCGAGGCCGACCAGTTGCGTCAGGTAGCCCAGGATTTTGAGGCGATCTTTATGAAGCAGATGCTGGATAGCATGCGTGGAACCCTCAATTCCGAGAATCGCCTGGTTGATACCGGCATGGCCGGGGAGTTCTACGAAGATATGCTCTACGATGAGTACGCCCAGATAATGGCAAAGACCGGGGGCATCGGACTTGCCGATATGATAGTGAAACAGCACACACCGTGA
- a CDS encoding sigma-70 family RNA polymerase sigma factor, whose product MARKISADYSQNDALQTYYTQIKKNPLLTAEEEWDLSRRIEQGDAEAKRILVERNLRLVIKIAKAYVTPDTTLLDLIQDGNLGLLKAASRFDYRKGVRFSTYAAWWIKQSLSRSLANRRRTIRLPHRKEDVLRRIQRAYNYLNQHLMRTPSVEEIAREAHISPEEVSEIMNIAATPVSLDTEINDDNGTVMDLLEDDSFSPDLLVMDTIVREETIKGLKVLQDRERQVIWYRYALDGGERYTLKRVSATMGISPETVRQIEMKAIRKLRDQAGHLREMMTN is encoded by the coding sequence ATGGCCAGGAAAATAAGCGCCGACTATAGTCAAAACGATGCGTTGCAAACCTATTATACGCAAATCAAGAAAAATCCGCTTCTTACGGCGGAAGAGGAGTGGGACCTTTCCCGCAGAATTGAACAGGGTGATGCCGAGGCAAAGCGGATCCTGGTTGAACGTAACCTGCGTCTGGTGATAAAGATCGCGAAAGCCTATGTTACCCCCGATACTACATTGCTGGATCTGATCCAGGATGGAAACCTGGGGCTCCTCAAAGCTGCCAGCCGTTTTGATTACCGCAAGGGCGTGCGGTTCAGCACCTATGCAGCCTGGTGGATCAAACAGTCCCTTTCCCGCTCGCTGGCAAATCGGCGCAGGACAATTCGACTTCCCCATCGGAAAGAAGACGTGCTCCGGCGAATTCAGAGGGCCTACAATTATCTGAATCAGCATCTTATGAGGACTCCCTCGGTGGAAGAGATTGCCCGAGAGGCGCACATATCCCCCGAAGAAGTTTCCGAAATCATGAACATTGCCGCTACTCCTGTATCGCTCGATACGGAGATAAACGATGACAACGGTACCGTGATGGACCTCCTGGAGGACGATTCCTTTTCTCCTGATCTGCTGGTCATGGACACCATTGTCCGGGAAGAGACTATCAAGGGACTAAAAGTTCTTCAGGATCGGGAACGACAGGTGATCTGGTACCGCTACGCTCTGGACGGCGGTGAGCGCTACACCCTCAAGCGTGTTTCCGCTACCATGGGGATCTCGCCCGAAACGGTCCGGCAGATAGAGATGAAGGCGATCCGCAAGCTTCGTGATCAGGCTGGACATCTCCGGGAGATGATGACAAACTGA